A single genomic interval of Macadamia integrifolia cultivar HAES 741 chromosome 6, SCU_Mint_v3, whole genome shotgun sequence harbors:
- the LOC122081141 gene encoding kinesin-like protein KIN-10C, which produces MASSTPASVRPKGISASNSSQRVRIVGKIRPFTYLEIESFGGSPNPWISVQKPEPESSERVTISFHNQLTSQKESFKLDYCYDQHEDVGQIFSREVRPLVSGIFRGLNASVLVYGARGSGKTQTIQGSNENPGLAPMALAEILSVCEENGSSVTISCYEVCLDHVYDLLEPKEVLIFEDTGGRIVLKGLSQVPVKSITEFYKLNWTSRKPVQKPTNNVPYRSHKGLIISLLSNDKNPSACRLGKIIFVDLAAHESTRMNKSLCALQNVVYSLNVNERVPYRESKLTRMLQDSLGEPTQNLIVTCLNPCLCQDTINAVSWASRSCLALNRICPDSIKKTKSVGISMVYFTPKAGKTQNLTASTKKMNRSQLEFSGKNSTATKGRKLFDRANPTINSRQVMFCTPKTGKTQNLTTSTKKQNSSQLEFCRKNTNGVSAATKGRKLFDRANHTINSEQEISLPSDPHAIEPSSVNERVRSLPEVSTGTKCDAKALIVAEEKEIDIIDEVSSSICVIEGDVDKENTSTNEVGSPPLSTRIRELSNSLKALSSPTPLRIKLPLEGCNSCNNEVSKDIMEPKTPKIKQSVRPTDNLEIAITGTPREKFNLSSSGLKNSLIQEFLKFLNTANKEELKGMKGIGEKRANYILELRNESPEPFKDLSDLQNIGLAMKQVNEMMKKVAGGLFN; this is translated from the exons ATGGCCTCGTCGACGCCGGCCTCAGTTCGACCTAAAGGCATTTCGGCTTCCAATTCAAGTCAAAGAGTTCGAATCGTGGGAAAAATCAGACCCTTTACTTATCTGGAGATTGAATCCTTTGGTGGTTCCCCAAATCCTTGGATTTCTGTTCAAAAACCAGAGCCAGAGTCGTCAGAAAGAGTGACAATCTCTTTCCATAACCAATTGACCAg TCAGAAAGAGTCCTTCAAATTAGATTACTGCTATGATCAACATGAGGACGTTGGACAAATTTTCTCAAGAGAGGTGAGGCCACTGGTTTCAGGGATTTTCCGGGGTTTGAACGCCTCTGTGCTCGTCTATGGTGCTAGGGGTAGTGGAAAGACACAGACAATTCAG GGTTCCAATGAAAACCCAGGATTGGCACCAATGGCGTTAGCTGAAATTCTATCTGTATGTGAGGAAAATGGAAGCTCAGTTACAATATCCTGTTATGAGGTGTGTCTGGACCATGTATATGATCTCTTGGAACCAAAGGAGGTATTAATCTTCGAAGATACTGGAGGGAGAATTGTGCTGAAGGGACTCTCTCAG GTTCCTGTGAAGTCTATCACAGAATTTTACAAATTAAATTGGACCTCTCGGAAGCCAGTGCAGAAGCCCACAAATAATGTTCCATATAGGAGCCATAAGGGCTTGATTATTAGCCTTCTCTCCAATGATAAAAATCCCAGTGCTTGCCGTCTAGGCAAGATAATTTTTGTGGATTTGGCAG CTCATGAGAGTACCAGGATGAACAAGTCACTGTGTGCCCTGCAGAATGTTGTGTATTCTCTGAATGTCAATGAACGGGTTCCATACCGGGAAAGCAAACTTACCCGCATGTTGCAAGACTCTCTTGGGGAACCAACTCAAAACTTGATTGTTACTTGTTTG AACCCCTGCCTTTGCCAAGACACCATCAATGCAGTCAGTTGGGCTTCCAGATCATGCCTTGCTCTCAACCGCATCTGCCCTGATTCTATCAAGAAGACCAAGAGTGTAGGAATATCAATGGTGTACTTCACTCCAAAAGCTgggaaaacccaaaacctcaCCGCTTCTACAAAGAAAATGAACAGGTCCCAGTTGGAATTCTCTGGGAAGAATTCAACAGCAACCAAAGGAAG GAAATTATTTGATAGAGCCAATCCTACCATCAACTCAAGGCAAGTGATGTTCTGCACTCCAAAAACTgggaaaacccaaaaccttaccACTTCTACAAAGAAACAGAATAGCTCCCAATTGGAATTCTGCAGGAAGAACACCAATGGTGTTTCAGCAGCAACAAAGGGAAG gaaattGTTTGATAGAGCCAATCATACCATCAACTCAGAGCAG GAAATTTCATTACCAAGTGATCCTCATGCAATAGAACCTTCTAGTGTAAACGAG AGAGTTCGTAGTTTGCCTGAGGTTAGCACTGGAACTAAATGCGATGCAAAAGCATTGATTGTGGCAGAAG AGAAGGAGATTGATATTATTGATGAAGTTAGCTCCAGCATATGTGTAATAGAAG GTGATGTAGATAAAGAAAACACAAGTACCAATGAAGTTGGATCACCACCATTAAGTACCAGAATAAGAGAACTCTCAAACTCTTTGAAGGCTCTCTCTTCTCCAACCCCATTGAGGATAAAGTTGCCATTAGAAGGTTGTAATTCATGCAACAATGAGGTCAGCAAAGACATAATGGAaccaaaaactccaaaaatcaAGCAGAGTGTGAGACCAACTGATAATTTGGAGATTGCAATAACTGGAACTCCTCGAGAGAAATTTAATTTGTCTAGTTCCGGACTGAAG AATTCCCTCATTCAAGAATTTCTGAAGTTTTTAAACACTGCAAACAA GGAAGAATTGAAAGGAATGAAG GGAATTGGAGAGAAAAGAGCTAATTACATACTCGAACTTCGTAATGAATCTCCGGAGCCCTTTAAAGAT TTGAGCGATTTGCAAAACATAGGCCTTGCAATGAAGCAg GTAAATGAGATGATGAAAAAGGTTGCTGGGGGACTCTTCAATTAG
- the LOC122080805 gene encoding rop guanine nucleotide exchange factor 3-like has product MDNYSIPNKSYDLRYLPSPSTDQNDQSTTGTPVYSTMSDDTFTFCRTNSEISTLSDRYDENNLSETSSPSRWPSSKSLSRNLAVLSRSSMNKHSGVEDDDDDDDDQEVTDADMELMKEKFSKLLLGEDMSGSGKGVCTAVAVSNAMTNLYATVFGQNLRLEPLPPEKKSMWRREMNCLLSICDFIVEFVPSTEIYPNGEAEELTISRPRTDICMNLPALQKLDTMLMEILDSFEDQEFKYVEQGKLSANEINSASFRRIIHRQEDKWWLPVPCIPSRGLSDESRKQLQHKRDSTFQIHKAAKAINNTILADMQVPDTYLETLPKSGRTSVGDEIYRYMNTTDKFSPDYLLDCLNISSEHEALEIADRVEASTYTWRRKVCMSYSKPYLEMFKDIKADGDKNYTLATRAESLLLCLKQRFPVLSQTTLDTSKLQYNRDVGQAILESYSRVLEGLAFNIVTWIEDVLSADRLMKNQDQRKQ; this is encoded by the exons ATGGACAATTACTCGATTCCCAATAAGAGTTATGATCTGCGTTATCTTCCATCTCCCTCCACGGATCAGAATGACCAATCTACAACAGGGACACCTGTGTACTCTACCATGAGTGATGATACTTTCACCTTCTGCCGGACCAACTCTGAAATCTCAACCCTATCAGACCGCTATGATGAGAACAACTTATCTGAAACAAGCTCGCCTTCGCGCTGGCCAAGTTCAAAATCTCTGAGCCGTAATCTGGCTGTCCTCTCCAGATCATCAATGAACAAACACTCTGGAgtggaagatgatgatgatgatgatgatgatcaagaaGTTACAGATGCAG ATATGGAACTGATGAAGGAAAAATTTTCGAAGCTTTTGCTGGGGGAGGACATGTCTGGAAGTGGGAAGGGTGTCTGCACAGCAGTTGCAGTCTCAAATGCCATGACAAACCTCTATG CTACTGTTTTTGGTCAGAACCTGAGATTAGAACCACTGCCTCCTGAGAAGAAGTCCAtgtggagaagagagatgaaCTGTCTTTTATCCATATGTGATTTCATAGTTGAATTCGTACCTTCCACTGAAATCTATCCAAATGGGGAGGCTGAGGAG TTGACGATTAGCAGACCCAGAACTGATATTTGTATGAACCTCCCAGCTCTGCAAAAACTGGACACAATGCTCATG GAAATCTTGGATAGTTTCGAAGATCAGGAGTTCAAGTATGTAGAGCAGGGAAAGCTCTCTGCAAATGAAATTAATTCTGCATCATTCAGGCGGATTATTCATCGGCAAGAGGACAAATGGTGGTTGCCAGTACCATGTATACCTTCACGAGGCCTCTCTGATGAATCCAGGAAGCAATTGCAACACAAACGTGACAGCACATTTCAAATTCACAAGGCAGCCAAGGCTATCAACAATACCATTCTTGCTGACATGCAAGTCCCAGACACATACTTGGAAACCCTTCCAAAG AGTGGAAGGACCAGTGTTGGAGATGAAATTTACAGATACATGAACACCACAGATAAATTCTCCCCCGACTATCTTCTTGATTGCCTGAATATCTCTTCAGAACATGAAGCTCTTGAGATTGCAGACCGGGTGGAAGCTTCAACGTACACATGGAGACGCAAAGTATGCATGAGCTACTCAAAACCCTACTTAGAAATGTTCAAAGATATAAAGGCTGATGGGGATAAGAACTACACACTTGCTACTAGAGCAGAGAGTCTGTTGTTATGCTTAAAGCAGAGGTTCCCAGTACTATCACAGACAACCTTGGACACAAGTAAACTCCAATACAATAGG GATGTTGGGCAAGCAATCTTAGAGAGCTATTCAAGAGTATTGGAAGGTCTAGCATTCAATATAGTAACTTGGATAGAGGACGTGCTATCTGCAGACAGGTTAATGAAAAACCAAGATCAGAGGAAACAATGA
- the LOC122081437 gene encoding pentatricopeptide repeat-containing protein At1g11290, chloroplastic-like: MNFLRSGFASLAHDTNKLNRHLRFHVSETWRTQISKTRSLVAKSRFKSTHIMFDDSPQRHFLIRNLNSCSYHTISHEESQGGLTHKHIISWTATISSFASSNRPEHAIEMFKLMLLNDQKPNYVTLLSVIRAVSALGWEDRTWAIHGFVIKHGLGSEVSLVTALVGLYSLHDMAMAWELFDGTPAKDLVLWSAMIAASSKNGQSIEAVEIFRQMQYEGEEPNHISIVSVLPACADLVALSLGKQIHGYSVKRELSLFTNVQNSLVDMYAKCGKLEVSILLFNEIVNKDIVSWNTMICRCLGNGLPLKALEFFSKMRSSCLEPNEAAIRNALGACSQLRKLDYGLGLHCYVIKDGFLSLVAIGTALLRMYAEFGDVSSAETLFSHLHEKDLIAWSAMISVYAQAGYPYHALDTFKQIQLVNVKPNEVTLVSLLQACSSMGAQEHGKSVHAHTVRLGYSSNAYITSALIDLYCKIGRLNQGKALFDKLPIKDLICWSSMINGYGVNGCGKAALETFLDMLECGTKPNDIVFVSVLSACSHCGLEDEAWNWFYSMEETYGVVPNVAHYACMVDLLSRRGRIEEAIGFIKEMPMQPDTSVWGALLTGCRLSQGPIEVAEFAAKHLLNLDALNTSYHVSLSNLYAEHGRWRDVERLRRLVKEEGLRKTAGYSMVEAN, from the coding sequence ATGAACTTTCTCCGTTCCGGCTTTGCTTCTCTAGCACACGATACTAATAAATTGAATCGACACCTACGTTTTCACGTCAGCGAAACATGGAGGACCCAAATCTCAAAAACTAGAAGTCTGGTAGCTAAGTCCCGTTTCAAAAGTACCCACATAATGTTCGACGATTCTCCCCAAAGACACTTTCTTATTCGAAATTTAAATTCTTGTTCGTATCACACCATTTCTCATGAAGAATCTCAAGGTGGACTTACCCACAAACATATTATTTCTTGGACGGCTACTATTTCTAGCTTCGCAAGTAGTAATCGCCCAGAACATGCTATTGAGATGTTTAAACTAATGCTTTTAAACGATCAGAAGCCAAACTACGTGACGCTTCTGAGTGTAATTCGCGCTGTCAGTGCATTGGGTTGGGAAGATAGGACTTGGGCAATTCATGGCTTTGTGATCAAACATGGGCTTGGCTCTGAAGTTTCTCTTGTGACGGCCTTGGTGGGTCTCTATTCTCTCCACGATATGGCAATGGCGTGGGAACTGTTTGATGGGACACCCGCGAAGGATTTGGTTCTCTGGAGTGCAATGATTGCAGCATCCTCAAAGAACGGCCAATCTATTGAAGCTGTTGAGATTTTCCGACAAATGCAATATGAAGGTGAGGAACCTAATCACATAAGCATTGTCAGCGTTCTGCCTGCTTGCGCCGATCTTGTTGCTCTGTCATTGGGCAAACAGATACACGGATACTCCGTAAAGAGAGAATTATCTCTGTTTACCAATGTTCAGAACTCACTTGTGGATATGTATGCAAAATGTGGGAAACTAGAGGTTTCAATTTTGCTTTTCAATGAGATTGTGAATAAGGATATAGTTTCTTGGAACACCATGATTTGCAGGTGTTTGGGAAATGGTTTGCCTCTGAAAGCATtggaatttttttcaaaaatgcgATCTTCTTGCTTGGAACCAAATGAAGCTGCCATTAGGAATGCTTTAGGAGCTTGCTCACAGTTGCGTAAACTTGACTATGGGCTGGGATTGCATTGCTATGTGATAAAGGATGGGTTTTTGTCTCTTGTTGCTATTGGGACTGCTCTTCTAAGAATGTATGCCGAGTTTGGGGATGTCAGTTCAGCAGAGACTCTCTTTTCCCACCTCCATGAGAAAGATCTTATTGCCTGGAGTGCCATGATCTCTGTTTATGCTCAAGCTGGGTATCCATACCATGCACTGGACACATTTAAACAGATTCAATTAGTAAATGTAAAGCCTAATGAGGTCACTTTGGTTAGTTTGTTACAAGCATGCTCTTCAATGGGAGCTCAAGAACATGGGAAGAGTGTACATGCCCACACTGTTAGACTTGGTTACTCATCCAATGCGTATATAACATCGGCTTTAATTGATTTATACTGCAAAATTGGGAGGCTAAACCAAGGAAAAGCCTTGTTTGATAAACTTCCAATCAAAGATCTTATATGCTGGAGTTCAATGATAAATGGGTATGGGGTGAATGGGTGTGGTAAAGCGGCCCTTGAGACTTTCTTGGATATGTTGGAGTGTGGGACAAAGCCGAATGACATTGTTTTTGTTTCGGTTTTATCAGCGTGTAGTCACTGTGGTTTGGAAGATGAAGCTTGGAATTGGTTTTATAGCATGGAAGAAACATATGGTGTTGTTCCTAATGTAGCACATTATGCTTGCATGGTAGATTTGCTTAGTCGTCGaggaagaattgaagaagctaTTGGATTTATTAAGGAGATGCCAATGCAACCAGACACAAGCGTTTGGGGAGCCCTGCTCACTGGTTGCAGGTTGTCACAGGGCCCTATTGAGGTTGCAGAATTTGCAGCCAAACATCTTCTGAACTTGGACGCACTAAATACAAGTTATCATGTTAGCTTGTCAAACCTGTATGCTGAGCATGGTCGGTGGAGAGATGTGGAGAGGCTTAGGAGGTTGGTGAAAGAGGAGGGATTGAGGAAGACTGCGGGATATAGCATGGTTGAAGCAAATTAA
- the LOC122082553 gene encoding GMP synthase [glutamine-hydrolyzing]-like isoform X1: MDPHNVTSNLVLIMDFGSQYTHLITRRIRKLSFFSLCISGTSPLKSITDLNPRVIILSGGPHSVHTEGAPCFPPGFIEYVDSNNIFVLGICYGLQLIVQKLGGEVRVGEKQEYGRMEITVEEACGMFGSKAVGDKQSVWMSHGDEVAQLPDGFLVAARSQQGSVAAIENPSRRFYGLQYHPEVTHSPEGMETLRHFLFNVCGITADWKMQDVMQEEIKVIKGMVGPEDHVICALSGGVDSTVAATLLHKAIGDRLHCIFVDNGLLRYKERERVMETFETDLHLPVTCVDATEQFLSKLKGVVDPEAKRKIIGREFICIFDVFAQDLEHKLGKKPVFLVQGTLYPDVIESCPPPGSGRNHSHTIKSHHNVGGLPKDMKLKLIEPLKLLFKDEVREMGVILNVPEAFLKRHPFPGPGLAVRVLGDVTEGNALEILRQVDEIFIQSIKEAGLYDSIWQAFAVFLPIRSVGVQGDQRTHSHVVALRAVTSQDGMTADWYYFQHKFLDDVARKICNSVRGVNRVVLDITGKPPSTIEWE; the protein is encoded by the exons ATGGATCCCCACAACGTGACTTCGAACCTAGTTCTCATCATGGACTTCGGTTCTCAGTACACTCATCTCATCACTCGTAGAATCCGAAaactctccttcttctccctctgcATTTCCGGCACTTCTCCTCTCAAATCCATCACCGATCTCAACCCTCGTGTTATTATCCTCTCCGGTGGCCCACACTCTGTTCACACCGAGGGGGCGCCGTGCTTTCCTCCTGGTTTCATCGAGTACGTTGACTCGAACAACATATTCGTGTTAGGTATTTGCTATGGTCTGCAACTGATTGTGCAGAAGCTCGGGGGAGAAGTCAGGGTTGGAGAGAAGCAGGAGTACGGGAGGATGGAGATTACGGTTGAGGAGGCTTGCGGTATGTTTGGTTCTAAAGCTGTTGGCGACAAGCAGAGCGTTTGGATGAGCCATGGCGATGAAGTTGCGCAGCTCCCGGATGGGTTTTTGGTTGCAGCTAGGAGTCAGCAAGGCTCAGTTGCGGCGATCGAGAATCCATCGAGGAGGTTTTATGGGCTTCAGTATCACCCGGAG GTGACACATTCCCCAGAAGGGATGGAAACACTGCGCCACTTCCTTTTCAATGTATGTGGAATAACTGCTGATTGGAAGATGCAAGATGTAATGCAAGAAGAGATTAAAGTGATCAAAGGTATGGTGGGTCCTGAAGATCATGTTATCTGTGCATTATCTGGGGGTGTAGATTCCACAGTTGCGGCTACTCTTCTTCATAAGGCAATAGGAGATAGACTTCACTGTATTTTTGTTGACAACGGTTTATTGAG GTACAAGGAGAGAGAGCGTGTGATGGAAACCTTTGAAACGGATCTTCATCTACCTGTTACTTGTGTTGATGCAACAGAACAATTTCTTAGTAAGCTTAAAGGTGTTGTAGACCCTGAGgctaaaaggaaaataattggaagagaattcatttgcatctttgatgTTTTTGCCCAAGATTTGGAGCATAAATTAGGAAAGAAGCCTGTTTTCCTGGTTCAAGGGACCTTGTATCCAGATGTTATTGAATCATGCCCACCTCCTGGAAGTGGAAGAAACCATTCTCACACAATCAAGAGCCACCATAATGTTGGGGGGCTTCCCAAGGACATGAAACTGAAACTTATTGAACCACTTAAGCTACTATTCAAGGATGAG GTTCGGGAAATGGGGGTCATCTTGAATGTTCCTGAAGCATTTCTAAAACGTCATCCTTTCCCTGGGCCAGGCCTGGCAGTACGAGTCTTGGGCGATGTTACCGAAGGAAATGCCTTAGAGATCCTTCGTCAG GTTGACGAAATCTTCATTCAGTCAATTAAAGAAGCTGGGCTCTATGATTCAATATGGCAAGCTTTTGCGGTATTTCTTCCAATAAGATCAGTTGGGGTTCAAGGGGATCAGAGGACACATTCTCATGTTGTTGCTCTCAGAGCGGTTACCAGCCAGGATGGAATGACGGCAGATTG GTATTATTTTCAGCACAAGTTCCTTGATGATGTCGCCCGAAAGATTTGCAATAGTGTTCGAGGTGTAAACAGAGTCGTACTAGACATTACAGGGAAGCCTCCATCAACGATCGAGTGGGAATGA
- the LOC122082553 gene encoding GMP synthase [glutamine-hydrolyzing]-like isoform X2: MDPHNVTSNLVLIMDFGSQYTHLITRRIRKLSFFSLCISGTSPLKSITDLNPRVIILSGGPHSVHTEGAPCFPPGFIEYVDSNNIFVLGICYGLQLIVQKLGGEVRVGEKQEYGRMEITVEEACGMFGSKAVGDKQSVWMSHGDEVAQLPDGFLVAARSQQGSVAAIENPSRRFYGLQYHPEVTHSPEGMETLRHFLFNVCGITADWKMQDVMQEEIKVIKGMVGPEDHVICALSGGVDSTVAATLLHKAIGDRLHCIFVDNGLLRYKERERVMETFETDLHLPVTCVDATEQFLSKLKGVVDPEAKRKIIGREFICIFDVFAQDLEHKLGKKPVFLVQGTLYPDVIESCPPPGSGRNHSHTIKSHHNVGGLPKDMKLKLIEPLKLLFKDEVREMGVILNVPEAFLKRHPFPGPGLAVRVLGDVTEGNALEILRQVDEIFIQSIKEAGLYDSIWQAFAVFLPIRSVGVQGDQRTHSHVVALRAVTSQDGMTADCTSSLMMSPERFAIVFEV; this comes from the exons ATGGATCCCCACAACGTGACTTCGAACCTAGTTCTCATCATGGACTTCGGTTCTCAGTACACTCATCTCATCACTCGTAGAATCCGAAaactctccttcttctccctctgcATTTCCGGCACTTCTCCTCTCAAATCCATCACCGATCTCAACCCTCGTGTTATTATCCTCTCCGGTGGCCCACACTCTGTTCACACCGAGGGGGCGCCGTGCTTTCCTCCTGGTTTCATCGAGTACGTTGACTCGAACAACATATTCGTGTTAGGTATTTGCTATGGTCTGCAACTGATTGTGCAGAAGCTCGGGGGAGAAGTCAGGGTTGGAGAGAAGCAGGAGTACGGGAGGATGGAGATTACGGTTGAGGAGGCTTGCGGTATGTTTGGTTCTAAAGCTGTTGGCGACAAGCAGAGCGTTTGGATGAGCCATGGCGATGAAGTTGCGCAGCTCCCGGATGGGTTTTTGGTTGCAGCTAGGAGTCAGCAAGGCTCAGTTGCGGCGATCGAGAATCCATCGAGGAGGTTTTATGGGCTTCAGTATCACCCGGAG GTGACACATTCCCCAGAAGGGATGGAAACACTGCGCCACTTCCTTTTCAATGTATGTGGAATAACTGCTGATTGGAAGATGCAAGATGTAATGCAAGAAGAGATTAAAGTGATCAAAGGTATGGTGGGTCCTGAAGATCATGTTATCTGTGCATTATCTGGGGGTGTAGATTCCACAGTTGCGGCTACTCTTCTTCATAAGGCAATAGGAGATAGACTTCACTGTATTTTTGTTGACAACGGTTTATTGAG GTACAAGGAGAGAGAGCGTGTGATGGAAACCTTTGAAACGGATCTTCATCTACCTGTTACTTGTGTTGATGCAACAGAACAATTTCTTAGTAAGCTTAAAGGTGTTGTAGACCCTGAGgctaaaaggaaaataattggaagagaattcatttgcatctttgatgTTTTTGCCCAAGATTTGGAGCATAAATTAGGAAAGAAGCCTGTTTTCCTGGTTCAAGGGACCTTGTATCCAGATGTTATTGAATCATGCCCACCTCCTGGAAGTGGAAGAAACCATTCTCACACAATCAAGAGCCACCATAATGTTGGGGGGCTTCCCAAGGACATGAAACTGAAACTTATTGAACCACTTAAGCTACTATTCAAGGATGAG GTTCGGGAAATGGGGGTCATCTTGAATGTTCCTGAAGCATTTCTAAAACGTCATCCTTTCCCTGGGCCAGGCCTGGCAGTACGAGTCTTGGGCGATGTTACCGAAGGAAATGCCTTAGAGATCCTTCGTCAG GTTGACGAAATCTTCATTCAGTCAATTAAAGAAGCTGGGCTCTATGATTCAATATGGCAAGCTTTTGCGGTATTTCTTCCAATAAGATCAGTTGGGGTTCAAGGGGATCAGAGGACACATTCTCATGTTGTTGCTCTCAGAGCGGTTACCAGCCAGGATGGAATGACGGCAGATTG CACAAGTTCCTTGATGATGTCGCCCGAAAGATTTGCAATAGTGTTCGAGGTGTAA